In Deinococcus proteolyticus MRP, a single genomic region encodes these proteins:
- the sodA gene encoding superoxide dismutase [Mn], producing the protein MAFELPQLPYGFDALEPHIDAQTMQIHHGKHHQAYVDNANKALEGTEWADRDVLDVIQNLDSLPADKKGAVRNNAGGHANHSLFWTVLSGKGGEGNQPSGELMDAITSTFGSFDAFKEKFEDAAKTRFGSGWAWLVVKDGALAVVSTANQDNPLMGEAVAGTSGTPILGVDVWEHAYYLNYQNRRPDYLKAFWNVVNWDEVARRYAEAK; encoded by the coding sequence CTGGAACCCCATATCGACGCCCAGACCATGCAGATTCACCACGGCAAGCACCATCAGGCCTACGTGGACAACGCCAACAAGGCCCTGGAAGGCACCGAGTGGGCTGACCGCGACGTGCTGGACGTGATTCAGAACTTGGACAGCCTGCCCGCCGACAAGAAAGGCGCGGTGCGCAACAATGCCGGCGGCCACGCCAACCACAGCCTGTTCTGGACGGTGCTGAGCGGCAAGGGCGGCGAAGGCAACCAGCCGAGCGGCGAACTGATGGACGCCATCACCAGTACGTTCGGCTCCTTCGACGCTTTCAAGGAAAAATTCGAGGACGCCGCCAAGACCCGCTTCGGCTCCGGCTGGGCCTGGCTGGTCGTCAAGGACGGTGCCCTGGCCGTCGTATCCACCGCCAACCAGGACAACCCGCTGATGGGTGAAGCCGTGGCCGGCACCAGCGGCACCCCGATTCTGGGCGTGGACGTGTGGGAGCACGCCTACTACCTGAACTACCAGAACCGCCGCCCCGACTACCTCAAGGCCTTTTGGAACGTGGTGAACTGGGACGAGGTCGCCCGCCGCTACGCCGAAGCCAAGTAA
- a CDS encoding PhoH family protein: protein MTGPELTVSASEGQISGSHTAEAQGAAPAEQVTLQIELEHREEALALLGTGDENLRLMRQLSPAQIRARGGTVQISGTAAEVEVAERMVRDALDVVRRGGELTPDHLRRSARLSGEGRSLAAETEVKGLSLPRGLKPKTPSQKEYLEKIESSDIVFGVGPAGTGKTYLAVAMAVQALKTKKVKRIILTRPAVEAGERLGFLPGDLQAKIDPYLRPLYDALYDMLDQEKFESYLQSGVIEVAPLAFMRGRTLNDAFVILDEAQNTTGEQMKMFLTRMGFSSKVVVTGDVTQIDLPRHVTSGLAIAKRVLSPIEGIGWHEFTDVDVVRHPLVGRIIKAYQIAEDAEEDRRAARRGEFAGIPEEELDRPAQG, encoded by the coding sequence TTGACCGGGCCAGAACTGACCGTCTCCGCTTCCGAGGGCCAGATTTCAGGGAGCCACACTGCGGAAGCCCAGGGCGCTGCCCCAGCCGAGCAGGTCACCCTGCAGATTGAACTGGAGCACCGTGAGGAAGCGCTGGCCCTGCTGGGCACCGGCGACGAGAACCTGCGCCTGATGCGTCAGCTTTCGCCGGCCCAGATTCGGGCCCGCGGCGGCACCGTGCAGATCAGCGGGACAGCGGCCGAAGTCGAGGTGGCCGAGCGTATGGTCCGCGACGCGCTGGACGTGGTGCGCCGGGGCGGCGAGCTGACCCCGGACCACCTGCGCCGCAGCGCCCGCCTCAGCGGTGAAGGGCGCTCGCTGGCGGCCGAAACCGAAGTCAAGGGACTGAGCCTGCCGCGTGGCCTCAAGCCCAAGACCCCCAGCCAAAAGGAATATCTCGAAAAAATCGAGAGCAGCGACATCGTCTTCGGTGTCGGCCCGGCCGGTACCGGCAAGACCTACCTGGCTGTGGCGATGGCCGTGCAGGCGCTCAAGACGAAAAAGGTCAAGCGCATTATCCTGACCCGCCCTGCCGTGGAAGCCGGCGAGCGCCTGGGCTTCTTGCCCGGCGACCTGCAAGCCAAGATCGACCCCTACCTGCGCCCACTGTACGACGCGCTGTACGACATGCTGGACCAGGAAAAGTTCGAGTCCTACCTGCAAAGCGGCGTGATTGAAGTGGCTCCGCTGGCCTTCATGCGTGGCCGGACGCTGAACGACGCCTTCGTGATTCTGGACGAAGCGCAGAACACCACCGGCGAGCAGATGAAGATGTTCCTGACCCGCATGGGCTTCAGCTCCAAGGTGGTCGTCACCGGCGATGTCACCCAGATTGACCTGCCGCGCCACGTCACTTCGGGCCTGGCCATCGCCAAGCGGGTGCTCTCGCCTATCGAAGGCATTGGCTGGCACGAATTCACCGACGTGGACGTGGTGCGTCACCCGCTGGTAGGCCGCATCATCAAGGCGTACCAGATTGCAGAAGACGCGGAAGAGGACCGCCGCGCCGCTCGCCGGGGCGAGTTCGCGGGCATTCCCGAAGAAGAACTGGACCGCCCCGCCCAGGGCTGA